A single region of the Actinoplanes sp. SE50/110 genome encodes:
- a CDS encoding FdhF/YdeP family oxidoreductase, translating to MAPIDEEEAGLRVGAPADHAAGLAAVRLSLTDAVRKMGVGKAVRNLRTLNQVDGFDCMSCAWPDPQGHRHAAEFCENGAKAVSWEGQRETVGPEFFAAHSIDDLSGRSDHWLEKQGRLTHPMVRREGATHYAPISWDDAFALIGAEFRKLSDPNEAVFYTSGRASNEAAFVYQLFARAVGTNNLPDCSNMCHESTGTALSRTIGIGKGSVTLEDLHRADLIVVSGQNPGTNHPRMLTALEIAKRDGARILAINPLPEAGLLRFDNPQKARGLAGSGTALADRLLRIRSNGDLALWQAIGSLLLRRGVADREFIESSTVGFDAWARHVAAVDRDAVLTATGLTWAEIEAAADMLASATRIVHCWAMGITQHRNAVATIKEFVNVALLQGMIGKPGAGLCPVRGHSNVQGDRSMGIWEKPPAAFLDRLRDEFGFEPPREHGVDAADAVRVFRDGRAKIFLALGGNFVAAMSDTEVTAAAMRNAALTVQISTKLNRSHLDAGRTALILPTLGRTEQDHTGGRVQRITVEDSMSAVHASRGRSAPAGPLLRSEVDIVCGIAAATLGDRHGIPWASFAEDYGRIRERIGRVVPGCDDYAHRVDNGGFTMPHPPRDERRFPTPEGRAVFTVSPLQVMSVPAGRLVLQTLRSHDQFNTTIYGLDDRYRGISSGRRVVFISAADLAELGFADGDRVDLVSEWDDGERRAEQFRLVEYDTPKGCVAAYYPETNPLVPLDSQAEESGTPTSKWVIVRLERR from the coding sequence GTGGCGCCGATTGATGAGGAAGAAGCCGGGCTACGGGTCGGGGCGCCGGCGGATCATGCGGCGGGGCTTGCGGCGGTGCGGCTCAGTCTGACCGATGCGGTGCGCAAGATGGGTGTGGGCAAGGCGGTCCGCAACCTTCGTACGCTCAATCAGGTCGACGGTTTCGACTGTATGAGTTGTGCGTGGCCGGATCCTCAGGGGCATCGGCATGCGGCGGAGTTCTGTGAGAACGGGGCCAAGGCGGTCTCCTGGGAGGGGCAGCGGGAGACGGTCGGGCCGGAGTTCTTCGCGGCGCACTCGATCGACGACCTGAGCGGGCGGAGCGATCACTGGCTGGAGAAGCAGGGCCGGCTGACGCATCCGATGGTGCGACGCGAGGGTGCGACGCACTATGCGCCGATCTCCTGGGACGATGCGTTCGCGCTGATCGGCGCCGAATTCCGGAAGCTGAGCGACCCGAACGAGGCCGTCTTCTACACCTCGGGGCGGGCCAGCAACGAAGCGGCGTTCGTCTACCAGTTGTTCGCGCGGGCGGTGGGGACCAACAATCTGCCGGACTGCTCGAACATGTGCCACGAGTCGACCGGGACGGCGCTGTCGCGGACCATCGGGATCGGCAAGGGGTCGGTCACCCTCGAAGATCTGCACCGGGCGGATCTGATCGTGGTCTCCGGGCAGAATCCGGGCACCAACCATCCGCGGATGCTGACCGCCCTGGAGATCGCCAAACGGGACGGCGCCCGGATTCTGGCGATCAATCCGCTGCCGGAGGCGGGGCTGCTGCGCTTCGACAATCCGCAGAAGGCGCGCGGGCTGGCCGGTTCGGGGACCGCGCTGGCGGACCGGCTGCTGCGCATCCGGTCCAACGGCGATCTGGCACTCTGGCAGGCGATCGGCAGCCTGCTGCTGCGGCGCGGGGTGGCCGATCGGGAGTTCATCGAGTCGTCGACCGTCGGGTTCGACGCGTGGGCGCGGCACGTGGCCGCCGTGGACCGGGACGCGGTGCTGACGGCGACCGGGTTGACCTGGGCCGAGATCGAGGCCGCGGCGGACATGCTGGCGTCGGCGACACGGATCGTGCACTGCTGGGCGATGGGCATCACGCAGCATCGCAACGCGGTGGCGACGATCAAGGAGTTCGTCAACGTGGCCCTGCTGCAGGGCATGATCGGCAAGCCGGGCGCCGGACTGTGCCCGGTGCGCGGGCACTCCAACGTACAGGGCGACCGCAGCATGGGGATCTGGGAGAAGCCGCCGGCGGCGTTCCTGGACCGGCTGCGCGACGAGTTCGGCTTCGAGCCGCCCCGCGAGCACGGGGTGGACGCGGCCGATGCGGTGCGGGTGTTCCGGGACGGGCGGGCGAAGATCTTCCTGGCGCTGGGCGGCAACTTCGTGGCCGCGATGTCGGACACCGAGGTGACCGCGGCCGCGATGCGCAACGCCGCGCTGACCGTGCAGATCTCCACCAAGCTCAACCGCAGCCACCTGGACGCCGGGCGGACCGCGCTGATCCTGCCCACGCTGGGCCGCACCGAGCAGGACCACACCGGCGGGCGGGTGCAGCGGATCACCGTGGAGGACTCGATGTCCGCGGTGCACGCCTCCCGCGGCCGGTCGGCGCCGGCCGGGCCGCTGCTGCGCTCCGAGGTCGACATCGTCTGCGGGATCGCCGCGGCCACGCTCGGCGACCGGCACGGCATCCCGTGGGCGTCGTTCGCCGAGGACTACGGGCGGATCCGGGAACGGATCGGGCGGGTCGTGCCGGGCTGCGACGACTACGCGCACCGGGTCGACAACGGCGGCTTCACGATGCCGCACCCGCCGCGCGACGAGCGCCGCTTCCCCACCCCGGAGGGCCGGGCGGTGTTCACGGTCAGCCCGCTGCAGGTGATGAGCGTGCCCGCGGGGCGGCTGGTGCTGCAGACGCTGCGCAGCCACGACCAGTTCAACACCACGATCTACGGGCTGGACGACCGGTACCGGGGCATCAGTTCGGGGCGGCGCGTCGTCTTCATCAGCGCGGCCGACCTGGCCGAACTCGGCTTCGCCGACGGTGACCGGGTGGACCTGGTCTCCGAGTGGGACGACGGCGAGCGGCGAGCCGAGCAGTTCCGGCTCGTCGAGTACGACACGCCGAAGGGCTGCGTGGCCGCCTACTACCCGGAGACGAATCCGCTGGTCCCGCTCGACTCACAGGCCGAGGAGAGCGGCACACCCACCTCGAAGTGGGTGATCGTGCGCCTGGAACGCCGGTGA
- a CDS encoding intradiol ring-cleavage dioxygenase has product MDHDHHDDIFDRGLQFDLKTLLGRRRMLGLAAGVGLAGLAAATPAFAKASDDSPLAADAAACRTIPTETGGPFPGDGTNGPNILTRSGIVRSDLRTSFDTGSATAGGVTLTLRLTVLSAATCAPYDAAAVYLWGCDREGRYSMYSAGVTQENYCRGVQAAGSSGQLTFTTIFPGCYPGRWPHLHFEVYPSLARATSASGKLKTSQLAFPADVCRTVYQSAGYQASIPNLARVSLSTDGVFRDGYSQQMVTISGSPQSGYLASLTITV; this is encoded by the coding sequence ATGGATCACGACCACCACGACGACATCTTCGACCGCGGCCTCCAGTTCGACCTGAAGACGCTGCTGGGCCGCAGGCGGATGCTCGGCCTCGCCGCCGGCGTCGGACTCGCCGGTCTGGCGGCCGCCACTCCCGCGTTCGCGAAGGCGTCGGACGACTCCCCGCTCGCCGCGGACGCCGCCGCCTGCCGGACCATTCCCACGGAGACCGGCGGGCCGTTCCCCGGCGACGGCACGAACGGTCCGAACATCCTCACCAGGAGCGGCATCGTCCGCAGTGACCTGCGCACCAGTTTCGACACCGGGTCCGCCACCGCCGGCGGCGTCACCCTGACCCTGCGCCTCACGGTGCTGTCGGCCGCCACCTGCGCCCCGTACGACGCGGCCGCGGTCTACCTCTGGGGATGCGACCGGGAGGGCCGGTACTCGATGTACTCCGCCGGTGTCACCCAGGAGAACTACTGCCGGGGTGTACAGGCGGCCGGCTCCAGCGGCCAGCTGACGTTCACCACGATCTTTCCCGGCTGCTACCCGGGCCGCTGGCCGCACCTGCACTTCGAGGTCTACCCGAGCCTGGCCCGGGCCACCTCGGCGAGCGGGAAACTCAAGACCTCGCAGCTGGCGTTCCCGGCCGACGTCTGCCGCACCGTCTACCAGAGCGCCGGCTATCAGGCCAGCATCCCCAACCTCGCCCGGGTCTCGCTGTCCACCGACGGGGTCTTCCGGGACGGATACAGCCAGCAGATGGTCACCATCTCGGGCAGCCCGCAGTCCGGATACCTCGCGAGCCTGACGATCACCGTGTGA
- a CDS encoding MoaD/ThiS family protein: protein MIRVILPVHLRTLAGVGKEVTVSVSGTVTQRAVLDAVERDYPMLTGTIRDRVSGRRRPLVRFFACEEDLSNEPPDAPLPERVAAGQEPFMVVGAMAGG, encoded by the coding sequence GTGATCCGGGTGATCCTGCCGGTGCACCTGCGGACCCTCGCCGGAGTCGGGAAAGAGGTCACGGTGAGCGTCAGCGGGACGGTCACCCAGCGGGCGGTGCTGGACGCGGTGGAACGCGACTACCCGATGCTGACCGGGACCATCCGGGACCGGGTGAGCGGCAGACGGCGGCCGCTGGTCCGCTTCTTCGCCTGCGAGGAGGACCTGTCGAACGAGCCGCCGGACGCGCCCCTGCCGGAGCGCGTCGCCGCCGGACAGGAACCCTTCATGGTGGTGGGCGCCATGGCCGGCGGCTGA
- a CDS encoding diguanylate cyclase: MKTPLTAAGELAMLVDRAARLVRDPQRRVALARDGIERATALGDEVARVRCTAMVTEFTARHGQPVDALSTALSLIGEAVVLGDPLATAQAHHTAAMCLHLLDCVPESMEHGYEALDAYRKSGDAYGEGRVLSLVATLLAEMGDRRQALELLEQAHGLFLACADASGAATMLAMMADGQREIGDPVTAAETGERALRLFGDAGMPVDAQRAMTAYAHVLADLNRLDDAERWLGRAGAHNRLPDGAIANQGYEMHRLLVLVRSVLNPSMRWDAARETLERVIALAGGLRSQRSEALAESLLAEVLHATGDDAGAYDHLLRCRELADAATRGAQERRTQALRVRFEVAQAQREAERYRRQAEAQAAIIAELEQARATLAGQMADLQRLNEEVLHLSRTDPLTGIANRRRVTEHLTALAERNHRYDAPPVAIAVFDVDRFKSVNDGYGHEVGDRVLVALSRLMADHLRVIDLPARLGGDEFVIIMPGLTVEGALRACHRLLEAVRRHPWQQLTPGLAVRISIGVADGTGVTDPDEMLRHADAALYRAKEAGRDAVVTASRP; the protein is encoded by the coding sequence GTGAAGACTCCCCTCACCGCCGCCGGTGAGCTGGCGATGCTCGTCGACAGGGCCGCTCGCCTGGTGCGGGATCCGCAGCGTCGGGTGGCGCTCGCCCGTGACGGGATCGAGCGGGCCACCGCGCTGGGTGACGAGGTCGCCCGCGTGCGCTGCACCGCGATGGTCACGGAGTTCACCGCCCGCCACGGCCAACCGGTGGACGCCCTGTCCACGGCGCTGAGCCTGATCGGCGAGGCCGTTGTTCTCGGCGACCCGCTGGCGACCGCGCAGGCGCATCACACGGCGGCGATGTGTCTGCACCTTCTCGATTGCGTCCCGGAGTCGATGGAGCACGGGTACGAGGCGCTGGACGCGTACCGGAAGTCCGGCGATGCCTACGGTGAGGGCCGGGTGCTCAGCCTGGTCGCGACGCTCCTGGCGGAGATGGGCGACCGGCGACAGGCGCTCGAGCTGTTGGAACAGGCACACGGTCTGTTCCTGGCCTGTGCCGACGCGAGCGGCGCCGCGACGATGCTCGCCATGATGGCGGATGGTCAGCGTGAGATCGGTGATCCGGTCACCGCCGCCGAGACCGGCGAGCGCGCCCTGCGGCTCTTCGGCGACGCGGGGATGCCGGTGGACGCACAACGGGCGATGACGGCGTACGCGCACGTCCTGGCGGACCTGAACCGCCTGGACGACGCCGAGCGGTGGCTCGGCCGGGCGGGGGCGCACAACAGGCTGCCCGACGGCGCCATCGCCAACCAGGGGTATGAGATGCATCGGCTCCTGGTCCTGGTGCGCTCGGTGCTGAACCCCTCGATGCGCTGGGATGCGGCTCGCGAAACGCTGGAGCGCGTCATCGCCCTGGCCGGCGGGCTGCGTTCGCAGCGCTCCGAGGCGCTGGCCGAGTCACTGCTCGCCGAGGTGCTGCACGCGACCGGTGACGACGCCGGGGCCTACGACCACCTCCTTCGCTGCCGGGAGCTCGCCGACGCCGCCACGCGCGGTGCGCAGGAACGCCGCACCCAGGCTCTTCGGGTGCGGTTCGAGGTCGCGCAGGCGCAGCGGGAGGCGGAACGCTACCGCCGGCAGGCCGAGGCGCAGGCCGCGATCATCGCCGAACTGGAGCAGGCCCGGGCGACGCTCGCCGGCCAGATGGCCGATCTCCAGCGGCTCAACGAAGAGGTGCTGCACCTGAGCCGGACCGACCCGCTGACCGGCATCGCGAACCGCCGGCGGGTGACCGAGCACCTCACCGCGCTGGCCGAACGCAACCACCGGTACGACGCACCGCCGGTCGCCATCGCCGTCTTCGACGTGGATAGATTCAAGAGCGTCAATGACGGGTACGGGCACGAGGTGGGTGACCGTGTCCTGGTCGCGTTGAGCCGGCTGATGGCGGATCACCTGCGGGTCATCGACCTGCCGGCCCGGCTCGGCGGTGACGAGTTCGTGATCATCATGCCCGGCCTCACCGTGGAGGGCGCCCTCCGGGCCTGCCACCGCCTGCTCGAGGCGGTACGCCGCCATCCGTGGCAGCAGCTCACCCCCGGGCTCGCGGTGCGCATCTCGATCGGGGTCGCCGACGGCACCGGAGTGACCGATCCGGACGAGATGTTGCGCCACGCCGATGCGGCGCTCTATCGCGCCAAGGAGGCCGGCCGGGACGCGGTGGTGACCGCCTCGCGGCCCTGA
- a CDS encoding dephospho-CoA kinase, with translation MNPAAAGWAETAAARVVAWARTLPAGPAGRRVLVIEGRSGSGKTTLAVAVAARLPAPIIHMDQLYAGWDGLAAGVEALRDRVLEPLARGRPAVWRQWDWAAGRYTTEHRVPDGDWLIVEGVGAGATGCPIAGTVWLDSPDDLRRERALARDGDLYAPHWERWARQEEKLPDVRGQAGLIIANGA, from the coding sequence GTGAACCCGGCCGCGGCCGGCTGGGCGGAGACGGCGGCAGCCCGGGTCGTCGCCTGGGCGCGCACCCTGCCGGCGGGGCCGGCGGGGCGGCGGGTGCTGGTGATCGAGGGCCGGTCCGGGTCCGGCAAGACGACGCTGGCGGTCGCGGTCGCGGCGCGGCTCCCGGCGCCGATCATCCACATGGATCAGCTGTACGCGGGATGGGACGGCCTGGCGGCCGGCGTGGAGGCGCTGCGTGACCGGGTGCTGGAGCCGCTCGCCCGGGGCCGGCCGGCGGTGTGGCGGCAGTGGGACTGGGCGGCCGGCCGCTACACCACCGAACACCGGGTGCCGGACGGGGACTGGCTGATCGTCGAGGGGGTCGGCGCCGGCGCGACCGGCTGCCCGATCGCCGGGACGGTGTGGCTGGACAGTCCGGACGACCTGCGCCGGGAGCGGGCGCTGGCCCGTGACGGGGACCTTTACGCGCCGCACTGGGAACGCTGGGCGCGGCAGGAGGAGAAGCTTCCCGACGTGCGCGGGCAAGCCGGCCTGATCATCGCGAACGGGGCATGA
- a CDS encoding carbohydrate ABC transporter permease, producing the protein MTVRKIGLLLFALPALVLYGGFFLLPAVQGLRYATTDWDGFSPSFRSVGAANLTAVVDHDDLFRNALTNNLKFLLVVVLGQTALALLLAVLLAARSRGSTWLRALFFLPTVLSSVSVAFIWKFVYDPNFGLVNTLLSAVGLDRFRSAFLGDEGTAILWVAVAQIWFHAGQMMVIYIAGLHQIPEELYDAARTDGAGRWQVFRHVTWPMVGPATALVIAYTTIQSFKAFDLILGLAGNPPRSGLDVLSTRIYSTFANSQLGYAAAESIVFMAAIALVTILQNRAAKWVHG; encoded by the coding sequence ATGACCGTACGCAAGATCGGGCTGCTGCTCTTCGCCCTGCCCGCCCTTGTCCTGTACGGCGGCTTCTTCCTGCTGCCCGCCGTGCAGGGCCTGCGGTATGCGACCACCGACTGGGACGGGTTCAGCCCCTCGTTCCGGTCGGTGGGCGCGGCGAACCTCACCGCCGTGGTCGACCACGACGACCTGTTCCGCAACGCGCTCACCAACAACCTCAAGTTCCTGCTGGTCGTGGTGCTCGGGCAGACCGCCCTGGCGCTGCTGCTCGCGGTGCTGCTGGCCGCCCGCAGCCGCGGCTCGACCTGGTTGCGGGCGCTGTTCTTCCTGCCCACCGTGCTGTCGTCGGTGTCGGTGGCGTTCATCTGGAAGTTCGTCTACGACCCGAACTTCGGGCTGGTGAACACCCTGCTGAGCGCGGTGGGACTGGATCGTTTCCGATCGGCGTTCCTGGGCGACGAGGGCACCGCGATCCTCTGGGTGGCGGTCGCGCAGATCTGGTTCCACGCCGGGCAGATGATGGTCATCTACATCGCCGGACTCCATCAGATCCCCGAGGAGCTGTACGACGCGGCGCGCACCGACGGGGCCGGCCGCTGGCAAGTCTTCCGGCACGTCACCTGGCCGATGGTCGGCCCGGCCACGGCGCTGGTCATCGCGTACACCACCATTCAGTCCTTCAAGGCCTTCGACCTGATCCTCGGTCTGGCCGGCAATCCGCCGCGGTCCGGGCTGGATGTGCTGAGCACCCGGATCTACAGCACGTTCGCGAATTCGCAGCTCGGATACGCCGCCGCCGAATCGATCGTTTTCATGGCCGCGATCGCGCTGGTCACCATCCTGCAGAATCGGGCCGCGAAATGGGTGCACGGGTGA
- a CDS encoding Triple functional domain protein, with amino-acid sequence MRKTTRSLTLAGAGILAAALASPAQASPVNVPDAGGASGQAQRSDDVAGFYNTRAACEEISRIGSAIGAWDAPDCRTAFHGVRRIFVLIVDFNDDGQPVPAGGPGTGFPGGGQQGPGAGPGGGQQGPGAGPGGGQQGPAAGPGGGQQGPAAGPGGSQGPAGGGSATPEPTASGSTPPAAAEPTPSASVEPTPSASVEPTPSAATEPTPAASEQPGPSASEPGTAAEPTPSASEPGTAAQPTPSASEPGTAAQPTPSASEPGTAAQPTPSASEPGTAAQPTPSASEPGTAGEPGTAPGAGQPGTAPASSVSIGVQSAANGSATGTTTGTTLSGTATGTATIGTGPIARRAL; translated from the coding sequence ATGCGTAAAACGACACGGAGCCTGACCCTCGCCGGAGCGGGAATCCTGGCCGCCGCACTGGCCTCACCCGCCCAGGCGTCGCCGGTGAACGTGCCGGACGCCGGCGGCGCATCGGGGCAGGCCCAGCGCTCCGACGACGTGGCCGGCTTCTACAACACCCGGGCCGCCTGCGAGGAGATCAGCCGGATCGGGTCCGCGATCGGGGCGTGGGATGCCCCCGACTGCAGGACGGCATTCCACGGCGTACGGCGAATATTCGTCCTGATCGTGGACTTCAACGATGATGGGCAGCCGGTCCCGGCCGGCGGGCCGGGGACCGGCTTCCCGGGCGGGGGGCAGCAAGGGCCGGGTGCGGGGCCCGGCGGCGGCCAGCAAGGACCCGGTGCGGGGCCCGGCGGCGGCCAGCAAGGACCCGCGGCCGGACCCGGCGGCGGCCAACAGGGGCCCGCGGCCGGACCCGGCGGGTCGCAGGGACCGGCGGGTGGCGGCTCGGCCACTCCGGAGCCCACCGCGAGCGGGTCCACCCCGCCGGCCGCCGCCGAGCCGACGCCGTCCGCCAGCGTCGAGCCGACCCCGTCCGCCAGCGTGGAACCGACCCCGTCGGCGGCGACCGAGCCGACGCCGGCCGCGAGTGAGCAGCCCGGTCCTTCCGCGAGCGAACCGGGCACGGCCGCCGAGCCCACCCCGTCCGCCAGCGAACCGGGCACAGCCGCCCAGCCCACCCCGTCCGCCAGCGAACCGGGCACAGCCGCCCAGCCCACCCCGTCCGCCAGCGAACCGGGCACAGCCGCCCAGCCCACCCCGTCCGCCAGCGAACCGGGCACAGCCGCCCAGCCCACCCCGTCCGCCAGCGAACCGGGCACGGCCGGTGAGCCGGGAACCGCGCCGGGCGCCGGGCAGCCGGGAACCGCGCCGGCCTCGTCGGTGAGCATCGGCGTGCAGTCCGCGGCCAATGGTTCGGCGACCGGCACCACGACCGGCACCACGCTGAGCGGCACGGCGACCGGCACGGCGACGATCGGCACCGGGCCGATCGCCCGCCGCGCGCTCTGA
- a CDS encoding carbohydrate ABC transporter permease, translating to MTRRLILTTYALLIVVPLLVIAGGSLKTSRELFDSPFGLPAHPTLANYAKVLADGDLLGVLGNSVLVAAVSVPLTLFLGSLVAYAVARLPRWPSRVLFGIFAIGLAVPAQAVMIPQYVQFDRLGLRNSLIGLMLVNIVVTLPVAVFILTGFLRTLPAELYEAAELDGAGLWATYRRITVPVSAPSLAATGIFLVVMHWNDLLYPLLFIDDPAKRTLPLALLDFQGEYLTDYPLLFTGVMVASLPMVLAYAFLQRHFVAGITAGAVKG from the coding sequence GTGACACGACGCCTGATCCTCACCACGTACGCGCTGCTGATCGTGGTGCCTCTGCTGGTGATCGCCGGCGGCAGCCTGAAGACCAGCCGGGAACTGTTCGACTCGCCGTTCGGCCTGCCCGCGCATCCCACCCTGGCCAACTATGCCAAGGTGCTGGCCGACGGCGATCTGCTCGGCGTGCTCGGCAACAGTGTGCTGGTGGCCGCTGTCTCGGTGCCGCTGACCCTGTTCCTCGGCAGCCTCGTCGCGTACGCGGTGGCCCGGCTGCCACGCTGGCCGTCCCGCGTGTTGTTCGGCATTTTCGCGATCGGTCTCGCCGTGCCGGCGCAGGCGGTGATGATTCCGCAATACGTGCAGTTCGACCGGCTCGGCCTGCGGAACAGCCTGATCGGGCTGATGCTGGTCAACATCGTGGTGACCCTGCCGGTGGCGGTGTTCATCCTGACCGGTTTCCTGCGCACGCTGCCGGCCGAGTTGTACGAGGCCGCGGAATTGGACGGGGCGGGACTGTGGGCCACCTACCGCCGGATCACCGTGCCGGTCTCGGCGCCCTCGCTGGCCGCCACCGGCATCTTCCTGGTCGTCATGCACTGGAACGATCTGCTGTATCCGCTGCTGTTCATCGACGACCCGGCGAAACGCACCCTGCCGCTGGCGCTGCTGGATTTCCAGGGCGAATACCTGACCGACTATCCGCTGCTGTTCACCGGGGTGATGGTGGCGTCGCTGCCGATGGTGCTGGCCTACGCGTTCCTGCAGCGGCACTTCGTCGCGGGCATCACCGCGGGCGCGGTCAAGGGCTGA
- a CDS encoding SDR family oxidoreductase, translated as MTEQRIGVSGATGQLGGRVARRLADLGVPQRSLVRDVSRAPRLPLAEAAAAPFHDRDACRAAMAGLRTVLMVSASETPDRVVQHRTFVDAAAEAGVEHLVYISFYGAAPEATFTLARDHWATERHILGSGMAATFLRDNLYADFLPMLAGEDRVIRGPAGDGRVAAVAQDDIADAAVAVLRDPGRHAGRVYSLTGPEALSLAEVAEIVGARYHPETIDEAYASRAGYGAPQWQVDAWVSTYTAIAAGDLAGVTTDVAELIGRAPITVAELLARPRR; from the coding sequence ATGACGGAGCAGCGGATCGGGGTCAGCGGGGCGACCGGGCAACTCGGCGGGCGGGTGGCTCGGCGGCTCGCCGACCTCGGCGTACCGCAGCGGTCGCTCGTGCGGGACGTGTCCCGCGCGCCACGACTGCCTCTCGCCGAGGCCGCCGCGGCGCCGTTCCACGACCGGGACGCGTGCCGGGCGGCGATGGCCGGGCTGCGGACCGTGCTGATGGTGTCGGCGTCCGAGACGCCGGACCGGGTGGTGCAGCACCGGACGTTCGTGGACGCCGCGGCCGAGGCCGGAGTGGAGCATCTGGTGTACATCTCGTTCTACGGGGCGGCCCCGGAGGCGACGTTCACGCTGGCGCGCGATCACTGGGCGACCGAGCGGCACATTCTCGGGTCCGGGATGGCGGCCACCTTCCTGCGGGACAACCTGTACGCGGACTTCCTGCCGATGCTGGCCGGCGAGGATCGCGTGATCCGCGGGCCGGCCGGGGACGGACGGGTCGCCGCCGTCGCGCAGGACGACATCGCGGACGCCGCGGTGGCGGTACTGCGCGACCCGGGACGACACGCGGGACGGGTGTACTCGCTGACCGGGCCGGAGGCGTTGAGCCTCGCCGAGGTCGCGGAGATCGTCGGGGCCCGCTATCACCCGGAGACCATCGACGAGGCGTACGCGTCGCGGGCCGGCTACGGGGCGCCGCAGTGGCAGGTCGACGCGTGGGTGTCGACGTACACCGCGATCGCGGCCGGCGACCTCGCCGGGGTCACCACCGACGTGGCGGAGTTGATCGGGCGGGCGCCGATCACGGTGGCGGAACTTCTGGCCCGGCCCCGTCGATGA
- a CDS encoding GAF domain-containing protein has translation MSALIGERWNTVRLFGSRQTAPEVSRPTPRDVEALEELILALDAAIDDVTAWRITVASTVESYDFGYGAVWLADGGQLRLLHEVGRISGQVQAAGAGTVTRGDTGLIGQAFRTRQAAVAENPADCRDCRRCEAAMRAGMVAGVALPVTRGSEVLAVLEYYSASPLHLDAARREKFGAITRIAERARTSAVAAAELRQAADDRNAITTVVNRLGAAQDSATALRAALDAVRSAFGWAYGSYWEVDPDENVLKFQVESGSAGDEFRRVTLAATFAEGVGLSGRAWRSRDLVFVRDLQELTDCVRAPAAGRAGVRSGVCFPIMSGDRVVGTMDFFTSDYIELSESRAAALRNVQQLVNQRLAVLRAGESSAANARALLDSVDRLRNASGDATAVAEQAVSRASAMTTEVAALGQASAAIGDVIKIIESIAEQTNLLALNATIEAARAGESGKGFAVVAGEVKELARETAEATQKVAEQIAGIQASAETVATGIHTTSETIGKMDAVQIRMNEVLAEQAEMARALQG, from the coding sequence ATGTCGGCGCTAATCGGCGAGAGGTGGAACACCGTGCGGTTGTTCGGATCCCGGCAGACGGCCCCGGAAGTCTCCCGGCCCACCCCGCGCGACGTCGAAGCCCTCGAAGAGCTGATCCTGGCTCTCGACGCGGCGATCGACGACGTCACCGCCTGGCGGATCACGGTGGCCAGCACGGTCGAGTCGTACGACTTCGGCTACGGCGCCGTCTGGCTGGCCGACGGCGGCCAGCTGCGCCTGCTGCACGAGGTGGGCCGGATCAGCGGGCAGGTGCAGGCGGCCGGCGCCGGCACGGTGACACGTGGCGACACCGGCCTGATCGGGCAGGCGTTCCGCACCCGCCAGGCGGCGGTCGCCGAGAACCCCGCCGACTGCCGCGACTGCCGACGCTGCGAGGCGGCGATGCGCGCCGGGATGGTGGCCGGGGTGGCACTGCCGGTCACCAGGGGCAGCGAGGTGCTTGCCGTGCTGGAGTACTACTCGGCCAGCCCGCTGCACCTGGACGCGGCCCGCCGGGAGAAGTTCGGCGCCATCACCCGGATCGCCGAACGCGCCCGGACCAGCGCGGTCGCCGCGGCCGAGCTGCGCCAGGCGGCCGACGACCGGAACGCGATCACCACCGTGGTCAACCGGCTCGGCGCGGCCCAGGACAGCGCGACCGCCCTGCGCGCCGCCCTGGACGCGGTCCGGTCGGCGTTCGGCTGGGCCTACGGGTCGTACTGGGAGGTCGACCCGGACGAGAACGTGCTCAAGTTCCAGGTCGAGTCCGGCTCGGCCGGCGACGAGTTCCGCCGGGTCACGCTGGCCGCCACCTTCGCCGAGGGGGTCGGGCTCTCCGGCCGCGCCTGGCGCTCCCGCGACCTGGTCTTCGTCCGCGACCTGCAGGAGCTCACCGACTGCGTGCGGGCTCCCGCGGCCGGGCGCGCCGGGGTCCGCTCCGGCGTCTGCTTTCCGATCATGAGCGGTGACCGGGTGGTCGGCACCATGGACTTCTTCACCAGCGACTACATCGAGCTGTCCGAATCCCGGGCGGCCGCCCTGCGCAACGTGCAGCAGCTGGTCAACCAGCGTCTCGCGGTGCTGCGGGCCGGCGAGAGCTCGGCCGCCAACGCGCGCGCCCTGCTGGACAGCGTCGACCGGCTCCGCAACGCCAGCGGCGACGCCACCGCGGTCGCCGAACAGGCGGTCAGCCGGGCCTCCGCGATGACCACCGAGGTGGCCGCGCTCGGCCAGGCGTCCGCCGCGATCGGCGACGTCATCAAGATCATCGAGTCGATCGCCGAGCAGACCAACCTGCTGGCCCTCAACGCCACCATCGAGGCGGCCCGCGCCGGCGAGTCCGGCAAGGGCTTCGCGGTCGTCGCCGGGGAGGTCAAGGAACTCGCCCGGGAGACCGCCGAGGCGACCCAGAAGGTGGCCGAACAGATCGCCGGCATCCAGGCCAGCGCGGAGACGGTGGCCACCGGCATCCACACCACCAGCGAGACGATCGGCAAGATGGACGCCGTGCAGATCCGGATGAACGAGGTACTCGCCGAGCAGGCGGAGATGGCCCGGGCCCTGCAGGGCTAG